The following coding sequences are from one Salinicoccus sp. Bachu38 window:
- a CDS encoding polyphenol oxidase family protein, producing MKFIDHKHHVGNQAEDVLFGYTKRTGGRSSYPSGSFNMALYIGDDASNVRHHQDCLGEAVGFQPQRWVMPIQKHGGNIEEVTLADAGTNVRKLSSRLYDVDGLYTYEPGIMLAMNYADCVPIHIWSRKNDFTALVHAGWRGTAHGIVGRMIEQYAHDPADLTVVIGVAINGPCYTVDMRVIRALEDAGLPDGAVRAHAAGFDLDLKAVNRYQALKAGVDGNHVHVSELGTEDLDRFFSYRLEKGETGRALAFIGRKKDNDKGKL from the coding sequence ATGAAGTTTATAGACCACAAGCATCATGTAGGCAATCAGGCAGAAGATGTCCTGTTCGGCTACACCAAAAGAACCGGTGGAAGGAGCAGCTATCCATCCGGAAGCTTCAACATGGCCCTCTATATCGGCGATGATGCATCGAATGTCCGGCACCACCAGGATTGTCTGGGCGAGGCGGTCGGGTTCCAGCCGCAACGCTGGGTGATGCCGATCCAGAAGCATGGGGGCAACATAGAAGAAGTGACGCTTGCGGATGCAGGTACGAATGTCAGAAAGCTGTCCAGCCGGCTTTATGATGTGGACGGCCTGTATACATATGAACCGGGGATCATGCTTGCCATGAACTACGCAGACTGCGTACCAATCCATATATGGAGCAGGAAGAATGATTTCACTGCGCTTGTCCATGCCGGATGGCGGGGCACCGCCCATGGAATCGTCGGCCGGATGATTGAACAGTATGCACACGATCCGGCGGATCTCACGGTCGTGATCGGAGTGGCCATAAACGGCCCATGCTATACTGTGGACATGCGTGTCATCCGGGCGCTCGAGGATGCCGGCCTGCCGGACGGGGCGGTGCGGGCACACGCTGCAGGATTCGACCTCGACCTGAAGGCCGTAAACCGATACCAGGCACTGAAGGCGGGTGTGGACGGGAATCACGTCCACGTTTCAGAGCTTGGCACAGAGGATTTGGACCGCTTCTTCTCCTACCGTCTGGAGAAGGGTGAGACCGGTCGTGCACTTGCATTTATCGGGAGGAAGAAAGATAATGATAAAGGAAAACTATGA
- a CDS encoding YggS family pyridoxal phosphate-dependent enzyme, translating into MIKENYEQLKKEIGDAVTLIAVTKYHSVDEAREAYDAGVRHFGENRVEGFLEKRKALPEDAEVHFIGTLQSRKVKDIADHLHYLHSLDRESVAKKIEQYSEHAVKCFVQVNVSGEASKHGLSPEEVPGFLETMASYSKVQVIGLMTMAPHTEDESEISAVFGRLAALRDSLRTENHDNIQVEELSMGMSNDYGIAIRHGASYVRIGSKLMGSR; encoded by the coding sequence ATGATAAAGGAAAACTATGAACAGCTGAAAAAGGAGATCGGTGATGCCGTGACATTGATTGCGGTGACGAAATACCACTCCGTAGACGAGGCGCGTGAAGCATATGATGCGGGAGTCCGGCATTTTGGCGAGAACCGTGTGGAAGGCTTCCTTGAAAAGCGGAAGGCGCTCCCCGAGGATGCGGAAGTCCATTTCATCGGTACCCTGCAGTCACGTAAAGTGAAGGATATCGCCGATCACCTGCACTATCTGCACTCGCTGGATCGTGAAAGTGTTGCCAAAAAAATTGAACAATACAGTGAACATGCTGTAAAATGCTTTGTACAGGTCAACGTCTCAGGCGAAGCATCGAAGCATGGGCTGTCACCGGAGGAAGTCCCCGGCTTTCTGGAGACTATGGCATCCTACAGTAAAGTCCAGGTCATCGGACTGATGACCATGGCGCCGCATACGGAAGATGAATCCGAAATCAGTGCAGTATTCGGACGTCTCGCAGCTCTGAGGGATTCACTCAGGACGGAAAACCATGATAACATCCAGGTGGAAGAGCTGAGCATGGGGATGAGCAACGACTATGGCATTGCTATCCGACACGGTGCCTCATATGTCCGTATTGGCAGCAAATTAATGGGAAGCAGGTGA
- a CDS encoding cell division protein SepF, with the protein MAIKKFFKDIFIVEYEEDAPAKEQKESKAVGSNAKVTSLEQSKKGRSGSQGPSAEAAQPKSKPQPKPQKKDSVSPSFRQTERRQSTRQRQEKDKKAIQKEKETTLMSAEASNTKVCLFEPRVFSETQDIADELKNERATLVNLSKVDHGPKKRIVDFLSGTVYALDGDIQKVGADIFLCTPNSVGVEGEISEDKNQTEEM; encoded by the coding sequence ATGGCCATCAAAAAGTTTTTCAAAGATATCTTCATCGTAGAGTATGAAGAGGATGCACCGGCAAAGGAACAGAAGGAGTCGAAAGCGGTCGGCAGCAATGCAAAGGTGACGAGTCTGGAGCAGTCCAAAAAAGGGCGGTCAGGGAGCCAGGGGCCATCTGCGGAAGCAGCACAGCCCAAATCCAAACCGCAACCCAAGCCTCAGAAAAAGGACTCCGTTTCGCCATCCTTCCGGCAGACGGAGCGCAGGCAGTCCACCAGACAGCGCCAGGAGAAGGACAAAAAGGCCATTCAGAAAGAAAAGGAGACGACATTGATGAGTGCTGAAGCAAGCAATACGAAAGTATGTCTGTTTGAACCCAGAGTTTTTTCCGAAACTCAGGATATTGCTGATGAACTGAAAAATGAACGGGCGACCCTGGTCAACCTGTCGAAGGTCGACCATGGACCGAAAAAGCGCATCGTCGACTTTCTGAGTGGTACGGTCTATGCACTGGATGGAGATATCCAGAAGGTGGGCGCCGATATCTTCCTGTGCACGCCCAACAGCGTGGGTGTTGAAGGAGAAATCAGCGAAGATAAAAACCAAACTGAAGAAATGTAA
- a CDS encoding YggT family protein: MILDTQLIIEVLRFIQSFINTVFPIFFWGLIIYILSSWLPGLRESAFGQILGKIYEPILEPFRKIIPPLGGVLDLSPIIAIIVMQLFLSGLNAIFNTIITALY, encoded by the coding sequence ATGATTTTGGACACTCAATTAATTATAGAAGTACTGCGTTTCATCCAAAGTTTCATCAATACCGTGTTTCCCATATTCTTCTGGGGCCTGATCATCTATATTCTGAGCTCCTGGCTGCCGGGGCTGAGGGAGTCGGCATTCGGACAGATACTGGGAAAAATCTATGAACCGATACTCGAACCATTCAGGAAAATCATTCCCCCGCTCGGTGGCGTGCTTGACCTCTCCCCGATCATTGCGATCATCGTCATGCAGTTGTTCCTGAGCGGTCTGAACGCGATTTTCAACACCATCATCACTGCATTGTATTGA
- a CDS encoding RNA-binding protein, producing the protein MKEVYQHFRKEEHEKITMLNGKFELAARDYYPILLDFLDPREQMIVTSLSGFHPELRVEFYGGPGARERQRAMIIPEMLEVSETDFEITVFELEYPEKFVKLTHRNILGAVMNVGVDRSLIGDIVVADRIQFAVAAPYAPLFHQTLTRIRNAPVVLTEVPHESFIEPEDDGRPLSILVASFRLDAIISEVVREGRAKSKARVEKGKVKVNHSIVVNPSFIMETGDTVSIRHFGRFKVTQLIAETKKGKYRLEVRVYRDG; encoded by the coding sequence TTGAAAGAGGTCTATCAGCATTTTAGAAAAGAGGAGCATGAAAAGATAACCATGCTCAATGGAAAGTTTGAACTTGCGGCGCGGGACTATTATCCCATCCTCCTCGATTTCCTGGACCCGAGGGAACAGATGATCGTCACAAGCCTGTCTGGATTCCATCCGGAGCTCAGGGTGGAGTTCTACGGTGGGCCCGGCGCCCGGGAAAGGCAGCGTGCGATGATCATTCCGGAAATGCTGGAGGTGTCGGAGACGGATTTTGAGATTACCGTCTTCGAACTCGAGTACCCTGAAAAGTTCGTTAAACTGACGCACCGCAACATACTGGGTGCTGTAATGAATGTCGGTGTCGACCGCTCCCTCATCGGGGACATCGTGGTGGCGGACCGTATCCAGTTTGCTGTAGCAGCGCCATATGCCCCTCTGTTCCACCAGACATTGACACGCATCAGGAATGCGCCTGTCGTGCTGACGGAAGTGCCGCATGAATCATTCATCGAGCCGGAGGATGACGGCAGGCCCCTGTCGATACTCGTCGCCTCATTCCGGCTGGATGCCATCATTTCGGAAGTGGTCAGGGAAGGCCGGGCCAAATCGAAGGCACGTGTGGAAAAGGGCAAGGTCAAAGTCAATCATTCGATTGTTGTGAATCCATCATTTATAATGGAAACTGGTGATACGGTATCCATCCGCCATTTCGGGCGCTTCAAGGTCACGCAGCTGATCGCGGAGACGAAGAAGGGCAAGTACCGGCTTGAGGTTAGAGTCTACAGGGATGGATAA
- a CDS encoding DivIVA domain-containing protein, whose amino-acid sequence MDREEAVNRKFPTVYRGLDEQEVRTHLRNLQSEIDRRDEKIRQLEGMLDEKEENLNSFRNVETSINEAILTAQRAGDEAKRTAQARAEEILRAAEAERERVVDEGLARARHIANQTEDMKRQSKIFRARFKMLVEAQLDLLKSDDWDYLLDFETNQEHRVDDLEAVEKKQDE is encoded by the coding sequence ATGGATAGAGAAGAAGCGGTGAACCGCAAGTTTCCGACAGTATACCGGGGTCTGGATGAACAGGAGGTCCGGACACATCTTAGAAACCTGCAGTCGGAGATCGACAGGCGGGATGAAAAGATCAGGCAGCTGGAAGGCATGCTTGATGAGAAGGAAGAGAACCTGAACAGCTTCAGGAATGTCGAAACTAGCATCAACGAGGCGATCCTTACCGCCCAGCGTGCGGGGGACGAAGCGAAACGCACCGCCCAGGCGCGGGCCGAGGAGATCCTCCGGGCGGCTGAAGCGGAGCGCGAGCGGGTCGTGGATGAAGGCCTTGCGCGTGCGCGCCATATCGCCAACCAGACGGAGGATATGAAACGGCAGTCGAAAATATTCCGCGCACGCTTCAAGATGCTTGTCGAGGCACAGCTGGACCTGCTGAAGTCGGATGACTGGGACTATCTGCTGGACTTCGAGACGAATCAGGAACATCGTGTGGATGATCTGGAAGCGGTGGAGAAGAAACAGGACGAATGA
- the ileS gene encoding isoleucine--tRNA ligase: MDYKDTLLMPKTKFKMRGGLINKEPEMQKKWQEDKLYEKKLKLNEGNTPYVLHDGPPYANGALHMGHALNKIIKDIIIRNKQMRGYYAPYVPGWDTHGLPIEQALTNKGVDRKSMTTEEFRNKCIEFANTQIDHQREGFKRMGIDGEWDNPYLTYKPEFEAAQVRVLKDMVEKGLIYKGKKPIYWSPVNESSLAEAELEYKDKRSPSIYVGFEVEDGKGTVDKGVQLVIWTTTPWTIPANQAVAVHPELNYVQFGYEGKEYIVAEDLLDHFLEEVDFDKDKVTRTNEFKGESLEYVTARHPLFDRTSLVVLGDHVTTDAGTGCVHTAPGHGDDDFVLGQQYDLEVLSPVDDKGVFTDEAGKYSGLFYDEANKVITEDLEANGTLLKLNFYTHSYPHDWRSKTPVIFRATPQWFASIKNVREDILQAVMDTKFQVPWNQKRMYNMIKNRGDWVISRQRVWGVPLPFFYAENGEEIVDIDVIEHVAQLFETHGSNIWFEWDAKDLLPEGYVHDGSPNGEFTKEMDIMDVWFDSGSTHRGVLATRDYLTYPADLYFEGSDQYRGWFNSSIITSVATKGIAPYKELLSHGFVMDGEGKKMSKSLGNVILPEKVMKQMGADIIRLWVMSSDFEEDVRISDDILKQVSEVYRKVRNTFRFLLGNVADFNPDEDAVAYEDMKEVDQFMMQRFNEMVNLMRDCYDRYDYVSMYQSLQNFINVDLSNFYLDYGKDILYIENADAHIRRSMQTVLYRILTELNRLLAPVLVHTAEEIHQHTPYVEKESVHLEYLPEDAEVDTALVEKWKQFMAVRDDVLKALEEARNEKVIGKSLEAKVYVTEPEGMGYGEINGALTQLFIVSQVEVVDSLPDGKRYDHISVKVEHAEGTRCERCWNYSTAESIHGGDDDICPRCREVVDQM, translated from the coding sequence ATGGATTACAAAGATACACTGCTCATGCCGAAGACCAAATTCAAAATGCGTGGAGGGCTGATCAACAAGGAGCCGGAAATGCAGAAGAAGTGGCAGGAAGACAAGCTTTATGAAAAAAAATTGAAACTGAACGAAGGCAACACGCCGTATGTACTGCATGATGGACCGCCATATGCCAACGGCGCGCTCCACATGGGGCATGCGCTGAACAAGATCATCAAGGACATCATCATCCGCAACAAGCAGATGCGCGGATACTATGCACCTTATGTGCCGGGCTGGGATACGCACGGCCTGCCGATCGAACAGGCACTGACGAACAAGGGTGTTGACCGCAAGAGCATGACGACGGAAGAGTTCAGGAACAAATGCATCGAATTCGCCAACACGCAGATTGACCATCAGCGTGAAGGCTTCAAGCGCATGGGGATCGACGGGGAATGGGACAACCCATACCTCACATACAAGCCCGAGTTCGAGGCGGCGCAGGTGCGCGTGCTGAAGGACATGGTGGAAAAAGGACTGATCTACAAGGGCAAGAAGCCGATCTACTGGTCTCCGGTCAATGAATCCTCACTGGCCGAGGCGGAACTCGAATACAAGGACAAGCGCTCTCCGTCCATCTATGTCGGTTTTGAAGTCGAAGATGGAAAAGGTACCGTGGACAAAGGAGTCCAGCTTGTAATATGGACGACGACACCTTGGACGATCCCTGCCAATCAGGCGGTTGCCGTCCATCCTGAACTGAACTACGTGCAGTTCGGCTACGAAGGAAAAGAATACATCGTGGCAGAAGATCTGCTCGACCATTTCCTTGAAGAGGTCGATTTCGACAAGGACAAGGTGACGCGTACGAACGAATTCAAAGGGGAGTCACTCGAATATGTGACTGCACGCCATCCGCTGTTCGACCGCACGAGCCTCGTCGTGCTCGGCGACCATGTAACGACGGACGCCGGTACCGGCTGTGTCCACACGGCGCCGGGACACGGGGACGACGACTTCGTCCTCGGCCAGCAGTATGACCTGGAAGTGCTGAGCCCGGTGGATGACAAAGGTGTCTTCACCGATGAAGCGGGCAAATACTCCGGCCTCTTCTATGATGAGGCGAACAAGGTCATTACAGAAGACCTCGAGGCAAACGGCACGCTGCTGAAGCTGAATTTCTATACACACTCATATCCACATGACTGGCGCTCCAAGACACCGGTCATCTTCCGTGCGACACCACAGTGGTTCGCATCAATCAAAAATGTCAGGGAAGACATCCTGCAGGCGGTCATGGATACTAAGTTCCAGGTGCCGTGGAACCAGAAGCGGATGTACAACATGATCAAGAACCGTGGCGACTGGGTCATCTCCCGCCAGCGTGTATGGGGCGTGCCACTGCCATTCTTCTATGCTGAAAATGGCGAGGAGATCGTCGATATCGATGTCATCGAACATGTGGCACAGCTTTTCGAGACGCACGGTTCCAACATCTGGTTCGAATGGGATGCCAAAGATCTGCTGCCTGAAGGCTATGTGCATGACGGCTCGCCGAACGGTGAATTCACAAAAGAGATGGATATCATGGACGTATGGTTCGACTCCGGTTCCACGCACCGCGGTGTGCTGGCGACACGGGACTACCTGACATATCCGGCGGACCTCTATTTCGAAGGTTCCGACCAGTATCGCGGGTGGTTCAACTCCTCCATCATCACAAGTGTGGCGACAAAAGGCATCGCCCCCTACAAGGAACTGCTCAGCCATGGCTTCGTCATGGATGGGGAAGGGAAGAAGATGTCGAAATCCCTCGGCAACGTCATCCTGCCTGAGAAGGTGATGAAGCAGATGGGGGCGGACATCATCCGTCTATGGGTCATGTCCTCCGACTTTGAAGAGGATGTAAGGATCTCGGACGATATACTGAAACAGGTATCAGAAGTATACCGCAAGGTCAGGAACACATTCCGCTTCCTGCTCGGCAACGTGGCGGATTTCAATCCGGACGAAGATGCTGTGGCATATGAAGACATGAAGGAAGTGGACCAGTTCATGATGCAGCGCTTCAATGAGATGGTCAACCTGATGCGAGACTGCTACGACCGCTACGATTATGTATCCATGTACCAGTCGCTCCAGAACTTCATCAATGTGGACCTTTCCAACTTCTATCTGGACTACGGCAAGGACATCCTCTACATCGAGAACGCGGATGCACATATCAGACGCAGCATGCAGACCGTACTCTACAGGATCCTGACCGAGCTCAACCGCCTTCTGGCACCTGTGCTCGTGCACACGGCCGAAGAGATCCACCAGCATACACCTTATGTGGAAAAGGAAAGCGTCCATCTCGAATATCTTCCGGAAGACGCCGAAGTCGACACTGCACTGGTGGAAAAATGGAAGCAGTTCATGGCTGTCCGGGATGACGTACTGAAGGCGCTTGAAGAAGCGCGGAATGAAAAGGTCATCGGCAAGTCGCTCGAGGCCAAAGTATATGTGACCGAGCCTGAAGGTATGGGCTATGGCGAGATCAATGGTGCATTGACACAGCTCTTCATCGTCTCCCAGGTTGAAGTCGTCGATTCACTGCCGGACGGGAAGCGGTATGATCACATCAGCGTGAAGGTTGAACATGCCGAGGGCACACGCTGCGAGCGCTGCTGGAACTATTCTACAGCTGAATCCATCCATGGTGGCGATGATGACATCTGTCCAAGATGTCGTGAAGTTGTCGACCAGATGTAG
- the lspA gene encoding signal peptidase II produces MKSYRFIPMALIGLFILGLDQFTKYLVVRFMEEGESIPVLGEYLELTSHRNSGAAWGMFQGQMIFFYVVTLIVLAILVYVYIKEAKGNFLLQLAIVMLIAGSLGNFIDRILFQEVVDFIDVLIVFYDFPIFNVADSALTVGVILMLLEFFFIGKGDKDAGNYSK; encoded by the coding sequence ATGAAATCGTACAGATTCATCCCTATGGCCCTGATCGGCCTGTTCATACTGGGCCTCGACCAGTTCACGAAGTACCTGGTCGTCCGCTTCATGGAAGAAGGGGAGTCGATTCCGGTACTCGGCGAGTACCTGGAACTGACTTCCCACCGCAACAGCGGAGCTGCCTGGGGGATGTTCCAGGGACAGATGATCTTCTTCTATGTGGTGACGCTGATCGTGCTGGCCATACTGGTCTATGTGTATATCAAGGAAGCGAAAGGCAATTTCCTCCTTCAGCTGGCAATCGTCATGCTGATTGCAGGTTCGCTCGGCAATTTTATAGATCGAATTTTATTTCAGGAAGTCGTCGATTTCATCGACGTGCTGATCGTGTTTTATGATTTTCCGATTTTTAACGTCGCGGACAGCGCTTTGACGGTTGGTGTCATACTAATGCTTTTGGAATTCTTCTTTATAGGAAAAGGTGACAAGGATGCAGGAAATTACAGTAAGTGA
- a CDS encoding RluA family pseudouridine synthase, whose translation MQEITVSDMDSGQRIDRLLAEQLDDTSRSDMQGRIRDGLVKVNGGTVKPNYKVKKDDVVTVEVRELVEADIVPEDLDLDIVHEDDEVAVVNKPKGMVVHPAAGHPSGTLVNGLMHQLDNLSGINGELRPGIVHRIDKDTSGLLMVAKDDVAHRHLVEQLVEKSVTRKYTALVHGTIPHDKGTIEAPIGRNPKERQEMAVVDDGKEAVTHFNVLERYKDFTLVECILDTGRTHQIRVHMKYIGYPLAGDPKYGPRKTLETEGQMLHAGTLGFIHPKSGEYLEFTVPLPDLFEDVLETLTPLSE comes from the coding sequence ATGCAGGAAATTACAGTAAGTGATATGGACAGTGGTCAGAGGATCGACAGACTGCTTGCAGAACAGCTTGATGATACATCCCGCAGTGATATGCAGGGACGCATCAGGGATGGGCTGGTGAAAGTGAACGGCGGAACGGTCAAGCCCAACTACAAGGTCAAGAAGGATGATGTGGTCACTGTGGAAGTCCGGGAACTTGTCGAAGCGGATATCGTACCCGAGGACCTCGATCTGGATATCGTCCATGAGGATGACGAAGTGGCGGTGGTCAACAAACCGAAGGGCATGGTGGTCCATCCGGCCGCAGGCCATCCATCCGGAACTCTGGTGAATGGGCTGATGCATCAGCTGGACAACCTTTCCGGCATCAATGGGGAACTCCGCCCGGGCATCGTGCACCGTATCGACAAGGATACGAGTGGGCTGCTGATGGTGGCCAAGGATGATGTTGCACACAGGCACCTCGTGGAACAGCTGGTGGAAAAAAGCGTGACGAGAAAATATACAGCCCTGGTGCATGGTACGATACCGCATGACAAGGGAACGATTGAAGCGCCGATCGGCCGAAATCCAAAAGAACGTCAGGAGATGGCTGTCGTCGATGATGGCAAAGAAGCGGTGACCCACTTCAATGTGCTGGAAAGGTACAAGGACTTCACCCTGGTGGAATGCATACTGGATACAGGACGTACCCACCAGATCCGTGTGCATATGAAATATATCGGATACCCGCTTGCGGGCGATCCGAAATACGGGCCGAGGAAGACGCTTGAAACAGAAGGGCAGATGCTGCATGCAGGCACGCTTGGGTTCATCCACCCGAAGAGCGGCGAATACCTTGAATTTACAGTGCCGCTGCCGGACCTGTTCGAGGATGTCCTGGAAACATTGACGCCACTTTCGGAATAA
- the pyrR gene encoding bifunctional pyr operon transcriptional regulator/uracil phosphoribosyltransferase PyrR encodes MEPRVILDAAQISRSLTRMSHEILERNKGAEGIVFLGVRTRGEYLAHRLQKKIEEIDGVRIPTGTIDITAFRDDRPMDSREAEKAIAIDVPLDDRHVIVVDDVLYTGRTVRAAMDAILNQVRPSKITLAVLVDRGHRELPIRADFVGKNIPTARGEKINVYLEEHDHANEVTLSK; translated from the coding sequence ATGGAACCAAGAGTCATTCTTGATGCAGCACAGATCAGCCGTTCATTGACACGGATGTCGCATGAAATTCTTGAACGCAACAAAGGTGCGGAGGGCATCGTCTTCCTTGGAGTCAGGACGCGCGGGGAGTATCTCGCGCACAGGCTCCAGAAGAAGATAGAGGAGATCGACGGTGTCAGGATTCCTACCGGCACAATCGACATCACTGCGTTCAGGGATGACCGGCCCATGGACAGCAGAGAGGCGGAGAAGGCCATCGCAATCGATGTCCCGCTCGATGACCGCCATGTCATCGTCGTGGACGATGTACTGTATACGGGACGGACGGTCCGTGCAGCGATGGATGCGATATTGAACCAGGTCCGGCCATCGAAGATCACCCTCGCAGTACTGGTCGACAGGGGTCACCGGGAACTGCCGATACGGGCGGATTTCGTCGGCAAGAACATCCCCACCGCACGGGGTGAGAAGATCAATGTTTATCTCGAAGAGCACGATCACGCGAATGAAGTGACACTAAGCAAATAG
- a CDS encoding uracil-xanthine permease family protein, translated as MQDKESTEEIFTKSVEPVLDVHEKPKPAQWLLLSSQHLFAMFGATVLVPFLTGLPISAALIASGVGTLLYILITKGQIPAYLGSSFAFILPITIALGANSLGEVLTALFFSGVLYVLIGLIIRLFGTDWLMNLLPPVVVGPVIMVIGLGLAPVAVDMAMYTDSGNQEGYSMLYIFVAAMTLTITICASIFLRGVLSLIPVLIGIVGGYITAILVGIVDFTGIIETGWFVTPDVHLPFVSYDPTWNVGLMIVMLPIVFVTVSEHIGHQMVINKIVGRNFFKKPGLHRSLIGDGVSTMFSSIIGGPPTTTYGENIGVLAITRIFSVWVIGGAGVLAIILGFIGKFTAVVQSIPTPVMGGVSILLFGIIAASGLRMLIDEQVNLDSKRNLVIASVILVIGIGKAHLDFTIGDIPFNLEGMALAAVAGILLNAILPKEAPVRDE; from the coding sequence ATGCAGGATAAAGAGTCGACAGAAGAAATTTTTACAAAAAGTGTGGAGCCGGTACTGGATGTCCACGAAAAGCCCAAACCCGCCCAATGGCTGCTGCTCAGTTCACAGCACCTGTTCGCGATGTTCGGTGCGACGGTGCTCGTCCCCTTCCTTACGGGGCTGCCGATATCAGCCGCCCTCATAGCAAGCGGGGTGGGGACCCTGCTCTATATACTCATTACAAAAGGGCAGATTCCTGCATATCTCGGTTCGAGCTTCGCGTTCATTCTTCCGATCACCATCGCCCTGGGTGCGAACAGTCTGGGGGAGGTGCTCACCGCACTGTTCTTCAGCGGTGTGCTCTATGTCCTCATCGGGCTCATCATCCGGCTGTTCGGTACCGACTGGCTGATGAACCTGCTGCCGCCGGTGGTCGTCGGTCCGGTCATCATGGTCATCGGGCTTGGGCTTGCCCCGGTCGCGGTCGACATGGCGATGTACACGGATTCGGGCAATCAGGAAGGCTACAGCATGCTATACATATTCGTCGCTGCAATGACGCTCACCATCACCATCTGCGCCTCCATCTTCCTGCGGGGAGTCCTGTCGCTCATACCGGTCCTCATCGGTATCGTCGGCGGATACATCACCGCCATACTGGTGGGCATCGTAGACTTCACAGGCATCATCGAAACGGGCTGGTTCGTCACACCGGATGTCCACCTGCCCTTCGTCTCCTACGATCCGACATGGAATGTCGGGCTGATGATCGTCATGCTGCCGATCGTATTCGTTACGGTGAGTGAGCATATCGGCCACCAGATGGTCATCAACAAGATCGTCGGACGGAACTTCTTCAAGAAGCCCGGGCTCCACCGCTCGCTGATCGGCGACGGCGTATCCACGATGTTCTCGAGCATCATCGGAGGCCCGCCGACGACTACATATGGTGAAAACATCGGTGTACTGGCCATCACACGCATCTTCAGCGTCTGGGTAATCGGCGGTGCCGGGGTACTCGCCATCATCCTCGGCTTCATCGGCAAGTTCACGGCAGTCGTGCAGAGCATTCCGACACCTGTCATGGGCGGCGTATCGATCCTCCTTTTCGGAATCATCGCCGCAAGCGGACTCCGGATGCTCATCGATGAGCAGGTGAACCTGGATTCGAAAAGGAACCTGGTCATCGCCTCGGTCATCCTCGTCATCGGCATCGGCAAGGCGCACCTCGACTTCACCATCGGCGACATCCCGTTCAACCTTGAAGGGATGGCACTCGCGGCAGTCGCCGGCATTCTCTTGAACGCAATTCTTCCGAAGGAGGCACCTGTACGTGATGAATAG
- a CDS encoding aspartate carbamoyltransferase catalytic subunit, producing MNSLLSMNDLSKDDIIRLIRRALEMKAGNYRPLAERKYVANLFFEPSTRTKASFEMAEKHLGITSLPFDVDHSSVTKGESLYDTCRTMEAIGCDALVIRHGVTAYYDEMEGLGIPIINGGDGSGSHPTQSLLDLMTIYDRFGRFEGLKVVIAGDISHSRVARSNQQALAKLGADVRFSAPEAWQDESIEVPYVSLDDVVEDADVIMLLRVQHERHGNEMDFTKTAYHNGYGMTLKRYQRMKADAIIMHPAPVNRDVEIDGRLIEAPRSVIFEQMNNGVFMRMSVLQEILGSEQ from the coding sequence ATGAATAGTCTGCTATCAATGAACGACCTGTCAAAGGATGACATCATCCGGCTCATCCGCCGCGCACTCGAGATGAAGGCGGGAAACTATAGACCGCTTGCTGAAAGGAAATATGTGGCCAATCTCTTCTTTGAACCCTCGACGCGGACAAAGGCGAGTTTCGAAATGGCCGAAAAGCACCTTGGCATCACCTCGCTTCCATTCGACGTCGACCATAGCTCCGTCACCAAAGGCGAGTCGCTCTATGACACATGCCGCACGATGGAAGCCATCGGCTGCGATGCACTCGTCATCCGCCATGGTGTGACCGCCTACTATGATGAAATGGAAGGGCTCGGCATACCGATCATCAACGGCGGGGACGGGAGCGGCTCGCATCCTACACAGTCCCTGCTCGACCTGATGACCATCTATGACCGGTTCGGCCGGTTCGAAGGGCTGAAGGTGGTCATCGCCGGGGACATTTCACACAGCCGGGTGGCGAGGAGCAACCAGCAGGCACTGGCGAAGCTCGGTGCCGATGTCCGCTTCAGTGCACCGGAGGCATGGCAGGATGAAAGCATTGAAGTGCCATACGTCAGCCTCGACGATGTGGTTGAAGATGCCGACGTCATCATGCTCCTTAGGGTCCAGCATGAACGGCATGGAAATGAGATGGACTTTACGAAAACGGCATACCATAACGGCTATGGCATGACACTGAAACGGTATCAGCGCATGAAGGCGGATGCCATCATCATGCACCCGGCACCGGTCAACCGCGATGTCGAGATAGACGGCCGGCTGATCGAGGCGCCGCGCTCGGTCATCTTTGAACAGATGAACAACGGCGTATTCATGCGCATGAGTGTACTACAAGAAATCCTTGGGAGTGAACAATAA